Below is a genomic region from Neisseria arctica.
TAAAGTCAGCTGTACATCACCGGTACCCGGCGGCAAATCGATGAAGAGATAGTCCACATCGTCCCATTCGCTTTGAAACAACAACTGCTGTAATGCCTGGGAAAGCATAGGACCACGCCAAACGACTGCCTGATCGGTATCTACCAAGAAACCGATAGACATCACCTGTACACCGCCTGCCGACAATACGGGCACCAACTTGCCGTTATTCTGATCGGGCTTGCCGTCTGCCACACCAAACATGGTCGGCTGGCTGGGACCGTACAAATCCGCATCCAATACACCTACGCGTGCACCCATTTTCGCCATAGCGGTAGCCAAATTGGCCGTAGTCGTCGATTTGCCTACACCGCCTTTGCCCGAAGCAACGGCAATAATATTTTTTACACCTTTAATCGTCGCAACACCAGGTTGAACCTTATGAGTGTCAATAGCGGTAGAAATACCCAAATGCAACGGCACATCACCTGCAAGCGGCAAAATAGCAGCCTCGATACGGCTGCCCAATTCTTCGGCAATATGCTCTACGGGATAACCGAAGCGCAATTGGATATACAGGCCGTCTGAATGTTCGGCAATGCTCTCAACCGCTTTTTCACTGCCGAGCGTACGGTTACTGTCTGGAATCGAGACTGCCGCTAAAGCGGCTTCGATAGCGGGAATATTCATTTTCTTTTCTCTTAATGATGTGTTATCGGGATTTTAACAGATTGCCGCCATCTCTTCATGGCAGCTTTAACCTAATTTAAATCTTAATATCTATGGCAAAGGTATATAATTTAAAGGGGCTGTATTAGATTGGCAGTTATGTTACCCTTTAAAAATGAAGATAACACACTGTAAACTATCTAAAAAGTACAAAAAAAGTTGCTTGAATTTTTTGTACTTGAGGTAACCGCCCGTTCTGCTGCCAATTTATTGGATATTAACCCCAATTCAGCAGCTCTGTTTTACCGTAAAATTCGCCAAGTCATTGCCTATCATTTAGAGCTTCAAGCTGATGAAATCTTTGATGGTTCAATCGAGCTTGATGAGAGTTATTTTGGTGGACAACGAAAAGGCAAACGCGGTCGCGGAGCGGCTGGGAAAGTAGCGGTATTTGGTATTTTGAAACGTCAAGGCAAGGTTTATACTGTTGTCGTTAAAAATACCAAACAAGATACTTTACTACCTGTTATTAAACGAAAAATAATGCCTGATAGCATTGTTTATACGGACTATTACAAAAGCTATGATGTGCTAGATGTGAGTGAATTTACGCATCACAGAATCAATCATTCAGAGCTTTTTGTCGACCGTCAAAACCATATCAACGGTATTGAAAACTTCTGGAATCAGGCAAAGCGCGTTCTACGAAAGTACAATGGAATTGACCGAAAATCTTTCCCTTTATTCTTGAAAGAATGCGAATTTCGTTTTAACTTTGGTACACCAAAAGAGCAACTTAAAATCTTGCGAATTTGGTGTGATATTTAAGGCTAATCTAATACAGCCCCAATTTAAAAGTTACATAAAAGATAAAAAATAAGGCATAGGCCACACAAAACAACGACAAGGATTTACGCATCTGTAACAATAGGCCGTCTGAAACAGTCGGCGGTAATATTAAAAACAAACTCAATAGGAGGTAAGCCATGACCCGTAAAGTCGGCAATAAAGTTGTGATTATCGGAACCGGAGCCGTCGGCATCAGCTATGCTTTCGCAATGCTCAACCAAGGGCACTGTGATGAAATGGTACTGATTGATCTAAATGAAAACCGTGTTCGTGCCGAAGTACGGGATTTAAAGCACGGCATCCTCTATGCGGCTACGCCCGTAAAAATTATCGCCGGTACCTACGATGATTGTGAAGATGCCGATATTGTGTGCATTTGTGCCGGCGCGCCGCAACGCCCGGGTGAAACCCGTCTTGACTTAATCGATAATAATCTGAAAGTATTTCACGGCATCGTCGGCAAAGTAATGGCTTCTGGTTTCGACGGTATTTTTCTAATCGCCACCAATCCCGTTGACGTACTTTCTTATGCCACATGGAAATTTTCCGGTCTACCCAAGGAGCGGGTTATCGGTTCTGGCACTATTCTCGATACAGCCCGTTTGTGCAATTGTTTGGGACAGGCCTTTGATGTCGCCCCCGTCAGCGTAGATGCCCACATGATAGGGGAACATGGCGACAGCGTCATTGCAGCTTGGAGTTCGGCCAGCATTGCGGGAATGCCTTTGCAAAAATTACTTGAAAACCGACCCGACGGCCAAGAATTAATGCAGCGTATTCACCGTGATGTCCGTAATGCCGCTTATGACATTATCGAAGCCAAAGGTGCCACCTGCTACGGTATAGCTATGGGCCTAAGCCGTATCTCTCGTGCCATTTTACACAATCAAAACGTAGTGCTGACCGTTTCAACACTGCTACAAGGCGAAATGGGGCAAGAGGGTGTTTATATCGGCGTGCCCGCCGTTATCAATCGTCTAGGCTCGGTACGTGTCATTGACAAACCTCTGGACGCAAAGGAATCCGAGCAATTCAACCGATCGGCTACCCTAC
It encodes:
- the apbC gene encoding iron-sulfur cluster carrier protein ApbC; amino-acid sequence: MNIPAIEAALAAVSIPDSNRTLGSEKAVESIAEHSDGLYIQLRFGYPVEHIAEELGSRIEAAILPLAGDVPLHLGISTAIDTHKVQPGVATIKGVKNIIAVASGKGGVGKSTTTANLATAMAKMGARVGVLDADLYGPSQPTMFGVADGKPDQNNGKLVPVLSAGGVQVMSIGFLVDTDQAVVWRGPMLSQALQQLLFQSEWDDVDYLFIDLPPGTGDVQLTLSQKIPVTGSVVVTTPQDIALIDAKKAVDMFQKVNIPIFGVLENMSVHICSHCGHAETIFGSDGGKDLAVKLNVPLLGQLPLSLPVREAMDQGTVQALFEQQPAIAELYTRAAWQIALAVADKGRDFSSRFPKIVVE
- a CDS encoding L-lactate dehydrogenase, which produces MTRKVGNKVVIIGTGAVGISYAFAMLNQGHCDEMVLIDLNENRVRAEVRDLKHGILYAATPVKIIAGTYDDCEDADIVCICAGAPQRPGETRLDLIDNNLKVFHGIVGKVMASGFDGIFLIATNPVDVLSYATWKFSGLPKERVIGSGTILDTARLCNCLGQAFDVAPVSVDAHMIGEHGDSVIAAWSSASIAGMPLQKLLENRPDGQELMQRIHRDVRNAAYDIIEAKGATCYGIAMGLSRISRAILHNQNVVLTVSTLLQGEMGQEGVYIGVPAVINRLGSVRVIDKPLDAKESEQFNRSATLLKSYQEKVDHFQAI